From Podospora bellae-mahoneyi strain CBS 112042 chromosome 3, whole genome shotgun sequence, the proteins below share one genomic window:
- a CDS encoding hypothetical protein (EggNog:ENOG503NZ3B; COG:S) gives MESRGSMEHTVRPFSITDRGPPLLAIDAAALGLALIATLLRCYVRIRLVRAFGVDDWLMAAAMVTFSAYCSFSIAGVTYGTGQHIEDLPPENNATAKKWWWCCYLAYSATMILSKLSIAYFLLRVTISRVHRWIIYFSAIITVASCATFFFVSLFQCYPVYHFWTKHMDPDGGTCIDMQVVIGLAYLFSAMSIMSDFTFALLPAWIVSHLNMRTRTKAALITLMGLGCLASAAVVVRLPYMHHIASEDFLYDTTDIAIWSTVEQCLAITAGCLATLQPLAKSIGYRLGLTTRPSLPLSNSAYKMTGGEISVRRSFTRRTETFSSCAVNLRGIPLEEGGLKLQPGISGYTAMCYNTSGAGSQEELRPSQVDRPEIGGSDPNLKEEEVIAVTVTVRAKEGSP, from the exons ATGGAATCGAGAGGAAGCATGGAACACACGGTCAGGCCGTTCTCGATCACAGATCGCGGGCCTCCGCTGCTTGCCATTGATGCAGCTGCTCTGGGACTCGCCCTGATCGCCACGCTTTTACGATGTTATGTCCGCATACGACTCGTCCGCGCCTTTGGCGTTGACGACTGGCTGATGGCCGCAGCCATGGTCACCTTTTCGGCCTACTGTTCTTTTTCCATCGCTGGCGTCACCTACGGCACCGGACAGCATATCGAGGATCTCCCCCCAGAAAACAATGCGACCGCCAAGAAG tggtggtggtgttgctatCTAGCCTACTCGGCCACCATGatcctctccaagctctccatcGCCTACTTCCTCTTGCGTGTCACCATCAGTCGAGTCCACCGCTGGATCATTTACTTTTCCGCCATCATTACCGTTGCCAGTTGCGCCACTTTCTTTTTCGTGTCACTCTTTCAGTGCTATCCAGTGTATCATTTCTGGACAAAGCACATGGACCCCGACGGCGGGACTTGCATCGACATGCAGGTTGTAATTGGCCTGGCCTACCTCTTCAGCGCCATGAGCATCATGTCGGACTTTACATTCGCTCTTTTACCAGCATGGATTGTGTCACATTTGAACATGCGGACACGGACAAAGGCTGCCTTGATCACCCTCATGGGATTGGGTTGTTT AGCTAGcgccgccgttgttgttCGCCTCCCCTATATGCACCACATTGCCAGCGAGGACTTTCTCTACGACACCACCGATATTGCAATTTGGTCCACCGTCGAGCAATGCCTGGCCATCACGGCCGGTTGCCTCGCCACACTGCAACCCCTGGCCAAGTCTATTGGCTACAGGCTGGGACTCACTACGCGTCCGAGCCTTCCCCTCAGCAACAGCGCCTACAAAATGACGGGGGGCGAGATCTCAGTGAGGAGGTCATTTACCAGAAGAACAGAGACCTTCTCGTCGTGCGCCGTCAACCTGCGAGGTATCCCactcgaggagggtggtctGAAGTTGCAGCCGGGAATCTCGGGGTATACTGCCATGTGTTATAACACGAGCGGTGCGGGCAGCCAAGAGGAACTGAGACCAAGTCAAGTCGACAGGCCGGAAATAGGGGGTTCGGACCCGAACctcaaggaagaggaggtaaTTGCTGTCACTGTAACGGTCAGGGCAAAGGAAGGGAGCCCATAA
- a CDS encoding hypothetical protein (EggNog:ENOG503PFGC; COG:S): MSPHAGTKPTAQLTIPNTTMTTKSTTTPTALQIPEILSQVFLHLPPLDLITSTTRVSRLWHSLLETDPLLQRHLFFLPDPAWTTYPSFIPSPRKINPLFKTVFSLFFHPAFLGEMGVFYAARASQPHSNGNPQEGRLAHWSDEKRERMLRKGASWRRMGCWRGVHTRMGFMEREPSEGVVTVREQAYCFVKRDEGGGYGHVLTMGDFYDWIIAALGTVSKTLKTSGHNEDLNMMVWVIIWGQKLGGGSYEKGVEAFSHCRRVILRNGDKISEDEQDEMTKDGAANRAEREGRDAEHLHQERQGLATMMDCYVGLEWRFRMLYMPRPDAVESRDSRVDIRKFMSADGRDGFRTVNALVPGPGRYHSAWVGEPSIGHLLVG; encoded by the exons ATGTCCCCACATGCAGGCACCAAGCCAACAGCCCAGCTGACAA ttccaaacaccaccatgacaacaaaatccaccaccacccctacCGCCCTCCAAATCCCCGAAATCCTCTCCCAAGtattcctccacctcccccctctcgaCCTCATCACAAGCACCACCCGCGTCTCCCGCCTCTGGCACTCCCTCCTCGAAACcgaccccctcctccagcgccacctcttcttcctccccgaccCCGCCTGGACCACCTACCCGTCCTTCATCCCCTCACCACGAAAAATCAACCCCTTATTCAAGACTGTCTTTTCCCTGTTCTTTCACCCCGCCTTTCTGGGTGAGATGGGTGTCTTTTACGCCGCTCGGGCTTCACAGCCTCATTCGAATGGCAACCCACAAGAGGGAAGGCTGGCGCATTGGAGTGacgaaaagagagagaggatgcTGAGAAAGGGtgcgagctggaggaggatgggctgctggaggggggtgcACACCAGGATGGGGTTTATGGAGAGGGAACCGTCCGAGGGGGTGGTCACTGTGCGGGAACAGGCTTATTGTTTTGTGAAAAGGGACGAGGGGGGCGGGTATGGGCATGTCTTGACGATGGGGGACTTTTACGACTGGATTATTGCGGCGTTGGGCACCGTTTCAAAGACGTTGAAGACGAGTGGGCATAATGAGGATCTCAACATGATGGTGTGGGTTATCATCTGGGGGCAGAAGCTGGGCGGTGGAAGTTACGAGAAGGGTGTGGAGGCGTTTTCTCACTGCCGAAGGGTTATCTTGAGAAATGGTGACAAGATCTCGGAGGATGAGCAGGATGAGATGACAAAAGATGGTGCCGCAAACCgagcggagagggagggacGTGATGCGGAGCATCTACATCAAGAGCGCCAAGGTTTAGCTACGATGATGGACTGTTATGTTGGGCTGGAATGGCGATTCCGGATGCTTTACATGCCACGACCAGACGCAGTGGAAAGCAGAGACAGTCGGGTGGATATCCGAAAGTTTATGAGCGCTGATGGACGTGATGGCTTCCGGACGGTGAACGCACTCGTTCCAGGCCCGGGTCGTTATCACTCCGCATGGGTTGGAGAACCCTCAATTGGCCATCTATTGGTGGGCTAA
- a CDS encoding hypothetical protein (EggNog:ENOG503P2GJ), which translates to MKSPPTAHPRGFPSIHTGSSKLQFQPQASRRWSPPPLSSWAQASPSFLPTPAISLPVSRSLAVWSPLVELLPPMLPLSSPGDPTVSTSLSSGSIAPCDTVGWTATRGITGSPLVDSSPLPLSPLRGVPTGSISSLLGSTVHSSTSGGMAAARDLGGQIEGDPSVVAWGPNRLDVFAKGKDSAIWYRWWNGRAWGSWESMGGRMKGSTSTTAWSANRLDLFAVSAQDSSLQHKWWDGSRWNSGWENLGGTLHSDPVAVSWGPNRIDVFTVGAKRDLIHKWWDGRRWAGWESLGGVLESTPVVASDQANRLDVYVIGTDSALWHRYWDGTAWRPWRSLGGTLVSKPAVASWGPDRVDAFAFGTDYAIWHN; encoded by the exons ATGAAATCCCCTCCGACAGCTCATCCAAGGGGCTTTCCTTCCATCCACACCGGCTCGAGTAAGCTACAGTTCCAGCCTCAAGCTTCCCGAAGATGGTCTCCGCCACCGCTCTCCTCCTGGGCGCAAGCCTCTCCTTCGTTTCTGCCCACCCCGGCAATCTCTCTCCCCGTCTCACGGTCCCTGGCCGTTTGGAGTCCCTTGGTGGAACTTTTGCCCCCTATGCTCCCTCTGTCGTCGCCTGGGGACCCAACCGTCTCGACCTCTTTGTCATCGGGCTCGATAGCGCCATGTGACACCGTTGGTTGGACGGCCACTCGTGGAATAACTGGGAGTCCCTTGGTGGACAGCTCACCTCTTCCCCTATCACCGCTGCGTGGGGTCCCAACAGGCTCGATCTCTTCTCTGTTGGGGTCAACAGTTCACTCGT CCACAAGTGGTGGGATGGCCGCAGCTAGG GATCTCGGAGGCCAGATCGAGGGTGACCCGTCCGTCGTGGCCTGGGGTCCCAACCGTCTGGATGTGTTTGCCAAAGGCAAGGATTCGGCCATCTGGTATAGATGGTGGAACGGGCGCGCATGGGGAAGCTGGGAGTCGATGGGCGGTCGCATGAAGGGTTCCACCTCAACGACTGCTTGGTCTGCCAACCGTCTTGACCTGTTTGCCGTCTCGGCTCAGGACTCTTCTCTCCAGCATaagtggtgggatgggagcAGATGGAACAGCGGATGGGAGAATCTCGGCGGGACTCTGCATTCCGACCCTGTGGCGGTGTCTTGGGGGCCGAACAGGATCGATGTCTTTACTGTTGGTGCGAAGAGGGACTTGATTCACaagtggtgggatgggcgGAGATGGGCAGGCTGGGAGAGCTTGGGTGGTGTGTTGGAGTCTACGCCTGTTGTGGCTTCGGACCAGGCCAACAGGCTTGATGTCTATGTCATTGGAACTGACAGCGCGTTGTGGCATAGATACTGGGACGGCACCGCTTGGAGACCGTGGAGGAGCCTCGGTGGGACTCTAGTCAGCAAGCCGGCTGTTGCTTCCTGGGGGCCTGATCGCGTTGATGCGTTTGCTTTCGGCACTGATTATGCTATTTGGCACAACTAG